In a genomic window of Pedobacter sp. KBS0701:
- a CDS encoding RNA polymerase sigma factor: MEISDQILLKDLQNGNQSAYELVFKKYYKALALKAYLMLENEMEAEDLVQNLFISMWEKSQFLSVNTALKAYLFKAVHNQCLMCLRKRKTDQQRLDEYTNTLDLITDEEFLSDAAHEKMIQYALEELPTQRQKAFQLVYLEDKKYKEAATEMGLSVNSVKTHLKLAVKMLQEKLISFR; this comes from the coding sequence TATTAAAAGACCTCCAGAATGGTAATCAATCTGCTTATGAGCTGGTGTTTAAAAAATATTATAAGGCGCTGGCTTTAAAAGCGTATCTGATGCTGGAGAACGAAATGGAGGCGGAAGACCTGGTTCAGAACCTTTTCATCTCCATGTGGGAGAAATCACAATTTCTTTCTGTTAATACTGCGTTGAAGGCCTATCTTTTCAAGGCGGTACATAACCAATGCCTCATGTGCCTCAGAAAAAGAAAAACCGATCAGCAGCGGCTGGATGAATATACCAATACACTTGATTTGATTACAGACGAAGAATTTTTATCAGATGCGGCGCATGAAAAAATGATTCAGTATGCGCTGGAAGAACTACCCACGCAACGTCAGAAAGCTTTTCAACTGGTATATTTAGAAGATAAAAAATATAAAGAAGCCGCAACAGAAATGGGTTTATCTGTCAACTCTGTTAAGACACACCTGAAACTCGCCGTTAAAATGTTGCAGGAAAAATTGATTTCATTCAGATAA
- a CDS encoding FecR family protein produces MEYKEEYIKGLLFEKMAGTISDGDDTIAEKAIADIPEIKAYWLKLKTKMDEPGAATFLSSLDEKAAWQKLSPKLADQKTKPLFYRNLKYIAVAATLLIGMPLVWHFYADKGSSHGPSPSAIQTNQVYLKTSDGRTIELNTDRNINQNGLNGQARANELTYHADQATDADQATLYVPATKDYKIRLPDGTQVWMNSASTLKFPYNFNQQIREVYLTGEAYFEVAHEKKRKFIVHTAFADVQVHGTSFNVNAYDQVSFSTALVEGSVSAVKDRQLIDLKPGEQVNAIRDRLTKQPFDAQELLSWRKGLYYFHNRSLGDIARVLRRWFDVKVVFSTPDLAEQTFTGEVNKTMPLKVVLSNLELSSGIRAQLKNGILIFK; encoded by the coding sequence ATGGAATATAAAGAGGAATATATTAAAGGGCTTCTGTTTGAAAAAATGGCGGGAACGATCAGTGATGGCGATGATACAATTGCAGAAAAAGCAATCGCTGATATTCCTGAAATTAAAGCATACTGGCTGAAGCTGAAAACGAAAATGGATGAGCCTGGTGCCGCAACATTTTTATCATCACTGGATGAAAAAGCAGCGTGGCAAAAACTAAGTCCAAAACTGGCAGATCAAAAAACAAAACCACTTTTTTACCGGAATTTAAAATACATTGCTGTTGCAGCCACGCTCTTGATCGGTATGCCGCTGGTATGGCATTTTTATGCAGATAAAGGCAGTAGTCATGGTCCTTCGCCATCAGCTATCCAAACTAATCAGGTATACCTGAAAACCAGTGACGGCAGGACGATTGAACTCAACACTGACCGTAACATTAACCAGAATGGTTTAAACGGACAAGCCAGAGCAAATGAACTGACTTATCATGCAGACCAGGCCACTGACGCAGATCAGGCTACGCTATATGTTCCGGCCACTAAAGACTATAAGATAAGACTGCCGGATGGTACACAAGTGTGGATGAATTCGGCTTCTACTTTGAAATTTCCCTATAACTTTAATCAGCAGATCAGGGAAGTTTATTTAACCGGTGAGGCTTATTTTGAAGTGGCACATGAAAAGAAACGAAAATTTATAGTGCATACAGCATTTGCCGATGTTCAGGTTCATGGTACTTCCTTTAACGTAAATGCTTATGATCAGGTAAGTTTTTCTACTGCACTTGTAGAAGGATCGGTTTCGGCTGTAAAAGACCGGCAGCTCATTGATTTAAAACCAGGCGAACAGGTGAACGCCATCCGGGATCGCCTCACTAAGCAACCTTTTGATGCACAGGAACTGTTGTCCTGGCGCAAGGGACTTTATTATTTCCACAATCGCTCGTTAGGCGATATTGCCCGGGTGCTTAGGCGCTGGTTTGATGTGAAAGTAGTTTTCAGTACACCCGATTTAGCGGAGCAAACCTTCACAGGCGAGGTCAATAAAACCATGCCACTTAAGGTGGTACTTTCCAATCTGGAGCTCAGTTCGGGCATTCGGGCACAGCTCAAAAATGGTATATTAATTTTTAAATAA
- a CDS encoding TonB-dependent receptor, translating into MKKNLTRKSRLCLPIVFILLFTVVMGAQSQAIGKINMEGKNISFASVFKNINAQTGLTVFYSNKILNDSEKITVSFKQAELDEVLNVSLKGKGLSWTVKENYIILQKAIAKPAAEEHKPTVLASPKAEDKTGLITDENGSPIPGAGIKIKGNSSGGTVSDQNGRYKINANAGDILIFSYVGYTPQEISVGSDNQINVKLLPLNQNLNEVVVVGYGVQKKVNLTGAVSQISGKDLAARPAGQTSAALQGMAPGVTVRQSSGRPGGDAGTIRIRGIGTISDPNPLVMIDGIEGSMNNIDPNLIESISILKDAASASIYGSRAANGVILVTTKRAAADQVSISYNNYIGWQEPTNMPDLVDALDHMLLTNEAYVNTGRTALYSDALIQKYREQNGASSDLYPNTDWQKETLTGSGLQQSHFLTIQGGTQKVKLLGSFGLLDQKGIIENSGFKRYTIRSNADIAFSDKLKARIDLQYVNAITTDPSATSDAIFQWMNSIPANQIGVNQSGQWGVGWNGFNPISAGKEGGANRTNAPFGSINAALNYKPVEWLEMEAVYSPKYALSSSKNFRKAIQSYLPNGATSYLTPALSSLTQYNSQSFFNNMRATVTASKTFGDHNLKLLAGASREDYFNQWTNAYRDTYILPDYPVLNAGSAQNQQATGSEEEWALQSLFSRFNYVYKNKYLLELNARYDGSSRFSAGNKYGFFPSASAGWRISEENFMAGLKNVISEAKLRVSWGKLGNQNIGTYPSITTILLESYTLGKQIVNTAALNTLANKLISWESTEEKNIGLDLTLFKNLNITADYYRRRTSDILLPLDIPLIVGFEKPYQNAGVVDNIGWELGLTYRGKLNEFNYNVSFNISDVKNTVIDMRGINQTGLTVNREGYPIASLFGYQADGLFASDAEVATHAKQFGSVKAGDIRYVDQNGDNIINESDKIVMGSTIPRYTFATNLSGSYKGFDFSVLVQGVGKANGYLAGPGILPFNVGGAIGGTIREDNKDRWTPGNPNAAYPRLAFGETNNEQVSTYFLKDASYVRIKNVQVGYTFPVNIAQKVALKRLRIFANGSNLGSFDRFWQGYDVEAPVGAGNIYPQVKVYSFGLEASF; encoded by the coding sequence ATGAAAAAAAATCTTACCCGAAAGAGTCGGCTTTGCTTGCCAATTGTTTTTATACTGCTTTTTACAGTGGTGATGGGCGCTCAATCCCAGGCTATAGGTAAAATCAACATGGAAGGCAAAAACATCAGCTTTGCGTCGGTATTTAAGAATATTAATGCGCAAACTGGCCTTACTGTTTTCTATAGCAATAAAATTCTGAATGATTCGGAGAAAATTACCGTCAGCTTTAAGCAGGCCGAACTGGATGAAGTGCTGAATGTCAGCCTGAAAGGTAAGGGACTCAGCTGGACGGTTAAAGAAAATTATATCATTTTGCAAAAGGCCATCGCAAAGCCGGCGGCCGAAGAGCATAAACCTACGGTATTGGCCAGTCCAAAAGCAGAAGATAAAACCGGGCTCATTACTGATGAAAATGGTTCGCCTATCCCCGGTGCAGGTATAAAAATAAAAGGCAACAGCAGCGGAGGAACGGTCAGCGATCAGAATGGACGCTATAAAATTAATGCAAATGCCGGTGATATCCTTATTTTTTCCTATGTGGGTTATACACCACAGGAAATATCGGTAGGAAGCGATAACCAGATTAATGTGAAATTACTTCCCCTGAATCAGAATTTAAATGAGGTGGTGGTGGTAGGTTATGGTGTTCAGAAGAAGGTGAATTTAACGGGAGCTGTTTCACAGATTTCGGGTAAAGATCTTGCCGCACGACCTGCCGGACAAACTTCAGCAGCACTGCAAGGTATGGCACCAGGGGTTACGGTAAGGCAAAGTTCGGGCCGGCCGGGTGGCGATGCCGGTACCATCAGGATTAGGGGAATTGGAACGATCAGCGATCCTAACCCGTTGGTGATGATTGACGGGATTGAGGGCAGTATGAATAATATTGATCCGAACCTGATTGAATCTATCTCCATCTTAAAAGATGCTGCGTCGGCTTCTATTTATGGTTCAAGAGCAGCAAACGGTGTGATCCTCGTTACCACAAAAAGAGCCGCTGCTGATCAGGTCAGCATTTCCTACAACAATTATATTGGCTGGCAGGAGCCAACCAACATGCCCGATCTGGTAGATGCGCTTGACCACATGCTTTTAACCAATGAGGCTTATGTCAATACTGGCCGTACCGCTCTATATTCTGACGCACTTATTCAGAAATACCGGGAGCAGAATGGCGCCAGTTCTGATCTTTACCCGAATACCGACTGGCAGAAAGAAACCTTAACCGGCTCGGGCTTGCAGCAAAGTCATTTTTTAACTATACAGGGCGGCACCCAAAAGGTAAAGCTGCTGGGTTCATTCGGGTTACTTGACCAGAAAGGGATCATCGAAAATTCGGGTTTCAAAAGATATACCATCAGAAGTAATGCGGATATTGCTTTTTCAGATAAGTTGAAGGCCAGGATAGATCTTCAGTACGTCAATGCCATCACCACTGATCCTTCAGCAACTTCTGATGCCATTTTTCAATGGATGAACAGTATTCCGGCCAATCAGATCGGGGTGAACCAAAGTGGCCAGTGGGGGGTGGGATGGAATGGATTCAATCCCATTTCAGCAGGTAAAGAAGGGGGAGCTAACCGTACCAATGCACCTTTTGGCAGCATTAACGCAGCACTGAATTATAAGCCTGTTGAATGGTTAGAAATGGAAGCCGTTTATTCGCCAAAGTATGCCTTATCTTCATCTAAAAATTTCCGGAAAGCCATTCAGTCTTACCTGCCCAATGGGGCCACCAGCTATTTAACGCCTGCACTCAGTTCATTAACGCAATACAACAGTCAGTCTTTTTTTAACAATATGCGTGCAACGGTAACCGCATCCAAAACTTTTGGAGACCATAATCTTAAATTACTGGCCGGTGCATCAAGGGAAGACTATTTTAATCAATGGACCAATGCCTACCGCGATACCTATATTTTACCAGATTATCCTGTATTAAATGCGGGCTCTGCCCAAAACCAGCAGGCTACCGGCAGTGAAGAAGAATGGGCCCTGCAATCGCTTTTCAGCAGGTTTAACTACGTGTATAAAAATAAGTACCTTCTGGAGCTCAATGCCCGTTACGATGGTTCTTCCCGTTTTTCGGCTGGTAATAAATACGGGTTTTTTCCTTCAGCTTCTGCAGGCTGGCGCATATCGGAAGAAAATTTTATGGCCGGTTTAAAAAATGTAATCAGTGAGGCTAAACTTCGTGTATCATGGGGTAAACTGGGTAATCAGAACATCGGTACCTATCCGTCTATCACCACCATTTTGCTGGAGTCTTATACGCTTGGAAAGCAGATTGTGAATACGGCTGCTTTGAATACCCTGGCCAACAAGCTGATTTCGTGGGAAAGTACCGAGGAAAAAAATATTGGTTTAGATCTTACTCTCTTTAAGAACCTGAACATCACGGCAGATTATTACAGGAGAAGAACGAGCGACATTTTGTTACCGCTTGATATCCCCTTAATTGTAGGTTTTGAAAAACCTTATCAAAATGCCGGTGTAGTGGATAATATCGGCTGGGAGCTGGGGCTTACTTACCGGGGAAAGCTGAATGAATTTAATTACAATGTAAGTTTCAATATTTCCGACGTGAAAAATACGGTAATTGATATGCGTGGAATTAATCAGACAGGTTTAACCGTCAACCGTGAAGGTTATCCCATTGCATCGCTTTTTGGCTACCAGGCAGATGGATTGTTCGCTTCAGATGCCGAGGTGGCTACCCATGCCAAGCAGTTTGGATCAGTTAAGGCAGGTGATATCCGATATGTTGATCAAAACGGAGACAATATCATTAACGAATCAGATAAGATTGTGATGGGCAGCACCATTCCACGCTATACCTTTGCCACCAATCTAAGCGGTTCATACAAAGGCTTTGATTTTTCAGTGCTGGTTCAGGGTGTTGGCAAGGCCAATGGTTACCTGGCTGGTCCTGGTATTTTACCTTTTAATGTGGGTGGAGCTATCGGTGGCACCATCCGCGAAGACAATAAGGATCGCTGGACACCTGGCAATCCAAATGCCGCTTACCCCAGGCTGGCCTTTGGCGAAACCAATAATGAGCAGGTGTCTACCTATTTCCTGAAAGACGCATCCTATGTGAGGATAAAAAATGTTCAGGTAGGTTATACATTTCCGGTAAACATCGCACAGAAGGTTGCTTTGAAAAGGCTCAGGATTTTTGCAAATGGTTCAAACCTGGGCTCATTCGATCGCTTTTGGCAGGGATATGACGTAGAAGCGCCCGTGGGAGCCGGAAATATCTATCCACAGGTAAAGGTTTACAGTTTTGGTTTGGAAGCATCTTTTTAA
- a CDS encoding RagB/SusD family nutrient uptake outer membrane protein, whose product MKNKIYCSIIVFLLVGLSSCQKDYLDKVPLSGPSDETYFSNQDELVLAVNGLYRYANYAPLDNMPLNLLLDNGTDIGWDRNNGPLQSLGKGNQDSNNGLAISVWTEAYRVIAKCNFILDNIGKVKDKSTAAIYNRSRAEARFVRAYTYQYLTDYFGGVPLVTNVLTLETAQVAKTEKAAIVEFILKELTEAAVDLPLNYSGVDVGRATRGTALAFKARTALNNAKWAEAAEAAKAVMDLKIYSLHNNYGTLFSYAGQSSPEIIWAFQYLKASRIKTHSTPNALLSRNGLGFTNKVPSQSLVDAFPCTDGLNIDQSPLFDPKSPYKNRDPRLTFTIAVPGSIFYNYQFETHRDSVKCWNYNTTPATRVDNQDALNAFATFTGYCWKKYVDLDDKADRSNSEINVIQIRYAEILLIYAEAKNELGQLDQSVYDAINQVRARPSVNMPLIPAGQSTASFRSLVRKERLYELAMEGLRLSDLRRWRIADKAMTGNFYGRVQRGLLAGPPQIDENGLANYNNVANRADLRIIETRVFDTGRDYLWPIPNIETVTNPKLTQNPKY is encoded by the coding sequence ATGAAAAATAAAATATACTGTTCGATAATTGTTTTTTTATTAGTGGGATTATCCTCCTGCCAGAAAGATTATCTGGATAAAGTGCCTTTAAGCGGTCCTTCTGATGAAACCTATTTCAGCAACCAGGATGAGCTGGTACTGGCGGTGAATGGTTTATACCGTTATGCCAATTACGCTCCGCTGGATAACATGCCCTTGAACCTGCTCCTGGATAATGGAACGGATATAGGCTGGGACCGTAATAACGGCCCATTACAAAGCCTGGGCAAAGGAAACCAGGACAGCAATAATGGCCTCGCGATCAGCGTATGGACAGAAGCCTATCGGGTAATTGCAAAATGTAATTTTATCCTGGATAATATCGGTAAGGTTAAAGATAAATCTACGGCGGCCATCTATAACCGCTCCAGGGCTGAGGCGCGTTTTGTAAGGGCTTATACCTACCAATACCTGACCGATTATTTCGGCGGTGTCCCGCTGGTCACCAACGTGCTTACGCTCGAAACTGCCCAGGTAGCCAAAACAGAAAAGGCAGCTATTGTTGAATTTATATTAAAAGAGCTTACAGAAGCCGCTGTAGATTTGCCACTAAACTATTCAGGTGTTGATGTAGGGCGGGCTACAAGGGGTACTGCCCTGGCTTTTAAAGCCAGAACGGCATTAAATAATGCGAAATGGGCAGAGGCTGCAGAAGCTGCAAAGGCTGTAATGGATTTGAAAATATATAGCCTGCACAATAACTACGGCACACTGTTTTCCTATGCCGGTCAAAGCTCTCCTGAAATTATCTGGGCTTTCCAGTACCTCAAGGCATCCAGGATCAAAACACATTCAACACCAAATGCCCTGCTTTCCAGAAACGGACTGGGCTTTACCAACAAAGTACCGTCTCAGTCGCTGGTGGATGCTTTTCCCTGCACCGATGGACTTAACATTGACCAGTCACCACTTTTTGATCCGAAATCTCCGTATAAAAACAGAGACCCAAGGCTTACCTTTACCATCGCAGTGCCAGGCTCTATTTTTTATAATTACCAGTTTGAAACCCATCGCGACAGTGTAAAATGCTGGAATTACAATACCACTCCGGCCACACGCGTTGATAACCAGGATGCACTGAATGCCTTTGCCACTTTTACCGGCTATTGCTGGAAAAAATATGTCGATCTGGATGATAAGGCCGACCGCAGTAATTCTGAGATCAATGTGATTCAGATCCGGTATGCCGAAATACTGTTAATTTATGCCGAAGCGAAAAATGAACTTGGCCAACTCGATCAGTCGGTATATGATGCCATTAACCAGGTAAGAGCCAGACCCAGCGTCAACATGCCCCTTATACCGGCCGGACAAAGCACCGCATCATTCAGAAGCCTGGTGCGTAAGGAACGTTTGTATGAACTTGCTATGGAAGGGCTCAGGTTGTCTGATTTAAGAAGATGGCGCATCGCAGATAAAGCCATGACAGGCAATTTTTATGGCAGAGTACAAAGAGGCCTGCTGGCCGGTCCGCCACAGATCGATGAAAACGGCCTCGCCAACTATAACAATGTGGCCAACCGGGCAGATCTGAGAATTATAGAAACAAGAGTTTTTGATACAGGCAGAGATTACCTTTGGCCGATTCCAAACATTGAAACCGTGACCAATCCGAAACTGACTCAAAACCCTAAATATTAA
- a CDS encoding FAD-dependent oxidoreductase, with amino-acid sequence MSNKIKLTILGLLITLNSLKAQQKLYKSYDVCVYGATSAGVMAAYTAAQYGKSVLLIEPGKHVGGMSSGGLGLTDIGNKYAISGLALDFYRQIGQHYGKFEQWIFEPHVAENIFNTYLKKAKVPVLYQNRVTAVKKQGNVITEILLESADQHSVGSVKAKVFIDCSYEGDLMARAGVSYMVGREANTTYGETFNGVQLTNGHQLPDGIDPYKVKGDAKSGLLWGITNGQLAAKGSGDNKVQAYNFRICLSNDPKNRIPITKPAHYQPEHYELLIRQMEKRTWKSLQDVFIWSRMPNQKTDINNRNGFSTDMIGMNWDYPDADYRKRQEIWSAHTDYTKGLLYFVGHDPRIPEYIRAEMNEWGYPKDEYRDNENWTHQLYVREARRMKGALVMTQHHCEGRELVPDGIGMAAYTMDSHNCERLVVNGMVKNEGNVEEGGFGPYPIAYRAITPQEKEAANLLVPVCLSATHIAYGSIRMEPVFMVLGQSAALAAVKAIDGKSAVQQIDVASLQRQLKQDPLADGSAADILIDNSDSSRVKMAGQWSVQKRGGYGPDYFLSDGNMDTSSFIRYYIDQHIKGRYEIYTYYAKLPERNAVTAVKIFDGKGLREVAINDEEVKVVGQTSGEWVKLGDFTFSGNGKPYVEISGKGKKVAADAVLLVSSRK; translated from the coding sequence ATGAGTAATAAAATCAAATTGACCATTTTAGGTCTTCTGATCACTTTGAACAGCCTAAAGGCGCAGCAGAAATTATATAAAAGTTATGACGTTTGTGTTTACGGCGCTACCTCCGCAGGGGTAATGGCCGCCTATACCGCTGCGCAGTATGGTAAATCAGTCTTGCTGATTGAGCCTGGAAAACATGTGGGTGGAATGAGTTCCGGCGGACTGGGTTTAACCGATATCGGGAATAAATATGCCATTAGTGGCCTGGCGCTTGATTTTTACAGGCAGATCGGTCAGCATTATGGTAAATTCGAGCAATGGATCTTTGAACCCCATGTGGCTGAAAATATCTTTAATACTTACCTTAAAAAGGCAAAGGTGCCGGTGTTGTACCAGAACCGGGTTACGGCAGTGAAAAAACAGGGCAACGTGATTACCGAAATCCTGCTGGAATCAGCTGATCAGCATTCGGTTGGCAGCGTAAAAGCCAAAGTGTTTATTGATTGCTCCTATGAAGGCGATTTAATGGCCAGGGCCGGCGTTTCTTACATGGTAGGAAGGGAAGCCAATACCACATACGGTGAAACTTTTAACGGGGTTCAGCTCACCAATGGTCACCAGCTTCCGGATGGGATTGATCCTTACAAAGTTAAAGGCGATGCGAAAAGCGGTTTGCTCTGGGGTATCACCAATGGTCAATTGGCCGCAAAGGGGAGTGGCGACAACAAGGTACAAGCCTACAATTTCAGGATTTGTCTCAGTAACGACCCTAAAAACCGGATTCCGATTACCAAACCTGCCCATTACCAGCCAGAGCATTACGAACTGCTGATCCGCCAGATGGAAAAAAGAACCTGGAAATCTTTGCAGGATGTTTTCATCTGGAGCAGGATGCCCAACCAGAAAACGGATATCAATAACCGCAACGGATTTTCAACGGATATGATCGGGATGAACTGGGATTATCCGGATGCAGATTACCGGAAGCGACAGGAAATATGGTCGGCCCACACGGATTATACCAAGGGTTTACTTTACTTTGTGGGCCATGACCCACGCATTCCGGAATATATCCGGGCAGAAATGAACGAGTGGGGATACCCGAAAGATGAGTACAGGGATAATGAAAACTGGACACACCAGCTTTATGTGCGCGAAGCCAGAAGAATGAAAGGTGCGCTGGTAATGACCCAGCACCATTGTGAAGGCCGGGAACTTGTTCCTGATGGAATAGGCATGGCGGCTTATACTATGGATTCTCATAACTGTGAGCGGCTGGTGGTGAATGGGATGGTTAAAAATGAAGGTAATGTAGAAGAAGGTGGTTTTGGCCCTTACCCGATTGCCTACCGGGCCATTACGCCTCAAGAAAAAGAGGCAGCCAACCTTTTAGTTCCCGTATGTCTTTCAGCTACACATATTGCCTATGGTTCCATTCGTATGGAGCCGGTATTTATGGTGTTAGGGCAGTCAGCTGCACTTGCTGCGGTAAAGGCAATAGACGGAAAATCAGCGGTTCAGCAGATTGATGTGGCCAGTCTTCAGCGCCAGCTCAAACAAGATCCACTGGCAGATGGCAGTGCGGCAGATATATTGATTGATAACAGTGATTCATCCAGGGTGAAGATGGCTGGACAGTGGTCAGTACAAAAAAGGGGTGGTTATGGACCAGATTATTTCCTGTCTGACGGAAATATGGATACCAGCAGTTTCATCCGCTATTACATTGACCAGCACATTAAAGGCCGTTATGAAATCTATACCTACTATGCCAAACTTCCGGAAAGAAATGCCGTGACTGCTGTAAAAATATTTGATGGGAAAGGGCTCCGGGAAGTTGCTATAAACGATGAGGAAGTCAAAGTAGTTGGGCAGACCTCCGGAGAATGGGTGAAACTGGGCGACTTTACTTTTTCAGGAAACGGAAAACCATACGTTGAAATAAGCGGAAAGGGGAAAAAAGTAGCGGCAGATGCAGTGCTGCTGGTTTCTTCCCGTAAATAA
- a CDS encoding retropepsin-like aspartic protease: MKAATICFLILFPLFGFSQSVSKDEIPFQLLPSGHLLVKAKIDDVQGSFIFDTGAGVTAFTRKFFDQLKHAKKEDGGYTAFRATGERLDIDLYHVPNFEMGPFKKAEEEITFIDADFGGIDGIISLKLLENRPFTIDFEKKVLRLESPASLAVIKKTAKKLSIQLEQSREKSLTIFSYFKINNKLTLQLSLDAGAGKDVYRLNTKYLKALDIDVSDTTQVKKIQKKSEINETFVSTIYRTKLKSITAKDQPTVFVKDNPVQFVDGLIYDGIIWINWLGKRITFDLEDKALLVER, translated from the coding sequence ATGAAAGCCGCTACAATTTGTTTTTTAATTTTATTTCCACTTTTTGGTTTTTCCCAGTCTGTCAGTAAAGACGAAATCCCATTCCAACTGTTACCCTCAGGGCATCTCCTGGTAAAAGCTAAAATAGATGATGTACAGGGTAGTTTTATTTTTGATACTGGCGCTGGTGTAACGGCATTTACCAGGAAATTTTTTGATCAACTTAAACATGCTAAAAAAGAGGATGGAGGCTATACCGCTTTCAGGGCAACTGGTGAGCGGTTGGATATAGATCTTTATCATGTTCCCAATTTTGAAATGGGCCCTTTTAAAAAAGCTGAAGAAGAAATAACTTTTATAGATGCAGATTTCGGCGGCATTGATGGCATTATATCCCTAAAACTGTTAGAAAACAGACCTTTTACGATTGATTTTGAGAAAAAGGTATTAAGACTCGAATCACCTGCGTCGCTGGCCGTAATAAAAAAGACAGCTAAAAAGTTAAGCATTCAATTGGAACAATCGCGGGAAAAATCGCTTACTATTTTTTCTTATTTTAAAATAAACAATAAGCTCACTTTACAACTCTCACTTGATGCTGGTGCCGGAAAAGACGTTTACAGGCTTAATACTAAATACCTTAAGGCTTTAGATATAGATGTATCGGATACTACCCAGGTTAAAAAAATCCAAAAGAAGAGCGAAATCAATGAAACGTTTGTTTCTACTATTTACCGCACAAAATTAAAAAGTATAACGGCCAAAGATCAGCCGACTGTGTTTGTGAAGGATAACCCTGTACAGTTTGTAGATGGCCTGATTTATGATGGCATTATCTGGATCAATTGGCTGGGAAAAAGAATAACTTTTGATCTTGAGGATAAAGCCTTACTGGTAGAGCGTTAA
- a CDS encoding GNAT family N-acetyltransferase, with the protein MEWLRDHLLWVKEEYKRKGLGSQLLKYIEKIALESGATISMLDTFDFQAEGFYVKNGYKVIGEIADFPKGHKRIYFAKRFDY; encoded by the coding sequence TTGGAATGGCTTAGAGATCATCTTCTTTGGGTTAAAGAGGAATATAAGCGAAAAGGACTTGGTTCACAGCTGCTAAAATATATAGAAAAGATTGCCTTAGAAAGTGGGGCAACAATTTCCATGCTGGATACTTTCGACTTTCAGGCGGAAGGATTCTATGTAAAAAACGGATATAAAGTGATAGGAGAAATAGCTGATTTTCCTAAAGGTCATAAGCGCATATATTTTGCGAAAAGATTCGATTACTAA
- a CDS encoding TerD family protein, translating into MAINLQKGQRENLKAPKFTIGLGWDTNNAASGYDFDLDASVFMLGENRKLIADEYFVFYNNLTSPDGALTHTGDNLTGEGDGDDEAIHVDLTVVNPAISELCIVVTIHEALARRQNFGQVKNSFVRIVDTNGVEIMKYELEEDFSIETAVEFGRIYRRNGEWRFEAVGVGMKGGLQDYVNKYQ; encoded by the coding sequence ATGGCCATTAATCTTCAAAAAGGACAACGCGAAAATTTAAAAGCTCCAAAATTTACCATCGGGCTGGGCTGGGACACTAACAATGCCGCCAGTGGTTACGATTTCGATTTAGATGCCTCGGTATTTATGCTGGGTGAAAACAGGAAATTGATTGCCGATGAATATTTTGTGTTTTATAACAATTTAACCTCTCCGGATGGCGCCCTTACCCATACCGGCGATAATTTGACAGGAGAGGGAGATGGTGACGATGAAGCAATCCATGTTGACCTTACGGTTGTAAATCCTGCAATCAGCGAATTGTGCATTGTGGTAACCATCCATGAGGCTTTGGCCCGCAGGCAAAACTTCGGCCAGGTTAAAAACTCTTTCGTACGCATTGTAGATACCAATGGTGTAGAAATTATGAAATATGAACTTGAAGAAGATTTCTCTATCGAAACCGCCGTCGAATTTGGCCGTATTTACCGCCGTAATGGAGAATGGCGTTTTGAAGCCGTAGGTGTAGGGATGAAAGGCGGACTTCAGGATTATGTAAATAAATACCAGTAA
- a CDS encoding VOC family protein, which translates to MNLISTRIITAQVETLINFYEQVTGLTAIRYTPDFAELKTQSATLAIGSTRTLQFFGGDNVAQPAQNHSVIIEFRVNDVQQCFEQLAESLKSAIVQEPTIMPWGNQSLLLRDPDGNLVNLFTPVTPEAVEKFKGN; encoded by the coding sequence ATGAATTTAATATCCACCCGCATCATTACCGCCCAGGTAGAAACACTCATCAATTTTTATGAACAGGTAACAGGCTTAACTGCCATCAGGTACACGCCTGATTTTGCCGAGTTAAAAACCCAAAGCGCAACATTGGCCATTGGTAGCACACGCACTTTACAGTTTTTTGGCGGCGACAATGTTGCCCAACCTGCACAGAACCATAGTGTGATTATCGAATTCAGGGTTAATGATGTACAGCAGTGTTTCGAACAATTAGCGGAATCCTTAAAAAGCGCAATCGTACAAGAACCAACCATTATGCCCTGGGGCAATCAGTCTTTGTTATTAAGAGATCCTGATGGCAACCTGGTGAACCTGTTTACTCCGGTAACGCCCGAAGCTGTAGAAAAGTTTAAGGGTAATTAA